In Eublepharis macularius isolate TG4126 chromosome 4, MPM_Emac_v1.0, whole genome shotgun sequence, the following are encoded in one genomic region:
- the LOC129327761 gene encoding zinc finger protein 397-like yields the protein MANREGSGTAACLQKQAVQKPPEIKMENCDPKGPKPTEAGERSGKSPRVIQVGTIRELLNWAAPLEVKEEPDEGLSQRWEAQWQEFLRAMQSPQLGWGSPQLMEEAVMWGDNKAFFSSFERLAATCQVPRREWLARLLPVLSREAREAYSNLSLKDRGEYSKVKAAILRVDAVKMETQRLCFRQFRYHETKGPREACSQLRKLCHGWLKPEKRTKEQILDLLVLEQFLTVLPKEIQSWVREHDPETCAQAVPLAEDFLLRRQEAERKDKQRLEARLVNWPESKPSPAGLGVKRFCREAKPEESRVLASSSSDCTEKRATRSTENGLKVPSRAQPGHRSFQGFDSRKSFPPSQTLLKRQKNHIAESPHQCPDCGKRFTQRSSLTIHRRIHTGEKPYPCPQCGKCFRQSSNLLKHQRIHSGEKPHQCPECGKCFAQRSNLLIHQRTHTGEMPYICSECGACFSQHRGLVTHQRIHMEEMPYGYGCPDCGKCFQQNSDLTKHLRVHTGEKPYSCPECGKSFSYSSNLSKHQRIHTGEKPYLCNVCGKSFSHLSTRNTHQRVHTGERPYGCTECGKRFISSSKLTRHLRTHTGNTPYICNECGRSFSSHGTLTTHQRIHSAENYSMKNSWAAVERRLGSPVGIESPL from the exons ATGGCTAACAGGGAAGGTTCTGGAACGGCAGCCTGCCTCCAAAAGCAAGCTGTGCAAAAGCCTCCAGAGATAAAAATGGAGAACTGTGATCCAAAAGGTCCCAAACCAACAGAAGCAGGAGAAAGATCTGGAAAATCGCCTCGTGTCATTCAAGTCGGGACTATCCGGGAGCTTCTCAACTGGGCCGCACCACTGGAAGTGAAAGAGGAACCAGATGAAGGATTATCGCAACGATGGGAAGCCCAGTGGCAGGAATTCCTGAGGGCCATGCAGTCTCCTCAGTTGGGCTGGGGAAGCCCACAGTTGATGGAGGAGGCTGTGATGTGGGGGGATAACAAGGCCTTCTTCTCTTCCTTCGAGCGTCTGGCCGCCACCTGCCAGGTGCCCCGTCGGGAATGGCTGGCTCGCTTGCTTCCCGTCTTGAGTCGAGAGGCCAGAGAGGCCTATAGCAACCTCAGCCTCAAAGACCGAGGGGAATACTCCAAGGTCAAGGCAGCCATCTTGCGAGTGGATGCCGTCAAGATGGAGACGCAGCGCCTATGCTTCAGACAGTTCCGCTACCATGAGACGAAGGGGCCCCGTGAGGCGTGTAGCCAGCTCCGCAAACTCTGCCATGGGTGGCTGAAACCGGAGAAGCGCACCAAGGAGCAGATCCTAGACCTGCTAGTCCTTGAGCAGTTCCTGACTGTCCTGCCCAAGGAAATCCAGAGCTGGGTCAGGGAGCATGATCCGGAGACCTGTGCTCAAGCGGTGCCCCTGGCGGAGGATTTCCTGCTGAGGCGGCAAGAGGCTGAAAGGAAAGATAAACAG AGGTTGGAAGCCAGGTTGGTGAATTGGCCAGAGTCAAAACCATCTCCAGCAGGCCTTGGGGTGAAGCGATTCTGCAGAGAGGCTAAACCTGAAGAAAGTAGAGTTCTAG CATCGTCCAGCAGTGACTGCACAGAGAAGAGAGCGACCCGGAGTACAGAGAACGGGCTGAAGGTTCCGAGCAGAGCCCAGCCAGGACACAGGTCCTTTCAAGGCTTTGACAGTAGGAAAAGCTTCCCCCCCAGCCAAACCCTCCTGAAACGTCAGAAGAACCACATTGCAGAGAGTCCCCATCAGTGCCCCGATTGTGGGAAACGCTTCACTCAGCGTTCAAGCCTGACTATCCACCGGaggatccacacaggagagaagccttaCCCTTGTCCacagtgtgggaaatgcttccgGCAGAGTTCAAACCTTCTCAAACATCAGAGGATCCACTCTGGTGAGAAGCCGCACCAGTGCCCAGAATGTGGGAAATGCTTTGCCCAGCGCTCCAACCTCCTAATTCACCAGAGGACCCACACGGGGGAGATGCCCTACATATGCTCTGAGTGCGGGGCGTGCTTCAGTCAGCATCGTGGCCTAGTCACTCACCAGAGAATCCACATGGAAGAGATGCCGTATGGATATGGCTGCCCAGACTGCGGGAAATGTTTCCAGCAAAACTCAGACCTCACGAAACATCTGAGAGTCCACACGGGTGAGAAACCATACAGCTGcccagagtgtgggaagagcttcagttaCAGCTCAAATCTCAGCAAgcaccagagaatccacacaggtgagaagccGTATCTCTGCAAcgtgtgtgggaaaagcttcagccacTTGTCGACGAGGAATACACATCAGAGGGTCCACACGGGGGAAAGGCCCTATGGCTGTACTGAGTGTGGCAAAAGGTTCATTTCCAGCTCCAAACTCACAAGGCATCTGAGAACCCACACAGGGAATACTCCTTACATCTGCAACGAATGTGGGAGGAGCTTCAGTTCCCATGGTACTCTGACCACACATCAGAGAATTCACTCTGCTGAGAATTACAGCATGAAGAATTCTTGGGCGGCTGTGGAGCGGAGGCTTGGCAGCCCTGTGGGCATTGAGTCACCTTTGTGA